The sequence ATAGCACGATCCGCCGTCGGCCGACCACCCTCCGCCCCCTCGCCGGCATCCTCATGGGCTGTCTCGGCGTAGGCGCGCGCTCCAGTCGAGCGCGTCGCGACGCGCCGGGCGAGTGCGCGAGCGCGGTGCAATCGGCTAGCCGACCACGGCGCCGCCACTCGCGGCGGCCGGACTCGGCGTCGACGTCGGCTCGGACGCCGCGGCCGCGTCGACGGCCGCCGTGTCCGCATCGCGCGGCACCGACCGCAACGGCTCGGGTCCGACGTCGATGCTCCCCAGCTGCCGCGCGACCAGGCGCGCGTAGTGCCCGCGGCGGGCCATCAACGCCTCGTGGGTGCCGCTCTCGACCACGCGCCCGCCGTCGAGCACCACGATGCGATCGCAGTTGCGGATCGTGCTCAGGCGATGGGCGATGACCAGCGTCGTGCGACCGCGCTGCAGCTGCTCGAGCGCCTGCTGCACCAGCCCCTCGCTCTCGGCATCGAGTGCGCTGGTGGCCTCGTCGAGGATCAGCACCTCGGGGTCACGCAGCACCGCCCGCGCGATCGCGATGCGTTGGCGCTGGCCACCCGACAGCTGCACGCCGCGCTCACCGACCAGGGTCTCGTAGCCGTCGGGGAAGCCGCGGATGAAGCGGTCGGCGTTGGCCTGCACCGCGGCGCGCTCCAGCTCGGCATCGCTGGCATCGAGCCGGCCATAACGGATGTTGTCGCGGATGGTGCCGGAGAACAGCACGGGATCCTGCGAGACGATCGCCATGTGGTCGCGGACATCGGCCAGCCGCAGGTTGCGGAGGTCGTGACCATCGAGCTCGACGCGGCCGGCTGTCGGGTCGTAGAAGCGCGACACCAGCCGCGCGATGGTGGTCTTGCCCGAGCCGCTCGAGCCCACCAGTGCGACCGCCTCGCCCGGCGCGATCTGCAGGTCGATGTCGCGCAACACCGCCTGGTCGCGGTTGCCGTAGCTGAAGTGCACGCCGACCAGCCGCAGGTCGCCGCGGACCTTCGTGAGCAGCTCGGGCTCGGCCGGGTCGGCGATGTCGGGCGGCGTGTCGAGGATCTCGAAGATGCGGGCGGTCGCCCCCAACGTGGTCTGGATCGACGCCCACAGCTCGGTCATCGCGCTGATCGAGCCGGCCACCAGCATCGTGTAGAGCATGAACTCGGTGAGGTCGCCGGCCGAGATCTCGTGGTTCACGACCATGCGGCCGCCGAGCCAGAAGATCGCGGCGATGGCCGAGAATGCCACGAAGCTCGACACCGACCAGAACCAGCTGCGCGCCAGCGCCTGCTTCACGAACAGCACGAAGGTCGCGCCGACGCCTTGGTCGTAGCGCGAGATCTCGTGGGCCTCGCGCGTGAAGCCCTGCACGGTGTCGATGGCCGAGATGCGCTCCTGCGCCTCGCCGCTGACCTTGGCCAGCTGGTCCTGGGTCTGACGCGCCAGTGCGCGGATGCGGCGGCCCCAGAAGCGCGCCGCGATGGACATCGGCGGCACCACCGACAGCATCACCAGCGTCAGGAAGGGATTGGTGAAGGCGAGGATCGCGATGCCGCCGACCAGCGTGAGGCCGTTGCGCAGCGCCATGCTGAGATCGGTGCCGACGGTGTTCTGCACCCGCGCGACGTCGTCGGAGAGCCGCGACAACAGCTCGCCGGTGCGCTTGCGATGGAAGAACGTCTGCGGCATCGACAGCAGGTGCCGATAGACGCGCACGCGCATGTCGGCGACCACGCGCTCGCCGACCCAGCTCATCCAGTAGTGACGGAAGAACACGAACACCGCCTGGAAGGCGAACACGCCCACCAGCATCAGGCTCGAGCGATCGAGGTCGGCAAGATCGCCGTCCGAGAACGCGGCGTCGATGACGTCGCCAAAGTAGGCCGGGTACAACAGCCCGAGCCCACTGGCGCCGAACAGGCACACCAGCGCGAGGTACAGGCGCGTGCGGTACGGCCGCGCATAGCCGAACACCCGCCGGATGCGCGGCCACGCACGCACGCTGGCCTCGGGCTGGGCCGCGGTGGCGCCGTCGTCGGGGGCATCGGCGCTGCGTTGCGGATCGGCCATCGTCGCGGATCGACGGTAGCACGGTCGATGCGGTTACCTCGCCTCCGGTGCGGGCGCGCGCGCCCGCCCGTTCGGGCAGCGGTGGCCGTGCGCGGTCGGCTTTGCTATCGTCCGCACGTGCAGCGGGTGGTCCAAGCCTTCGAAACCAGCTTTCGACGACACCTCGCGGTCGAGCAACGCGCCGCAGTGCTCGACGTGCTCGGTGGGGCGCTGGGCCCGGATTCCACCGTGGGCCAGCTGGCCGACGCCGCGCTCGCGCTCGGGTGGCCGGAGTTCGGTGAGCTGTCGCTCGCCGATCTGGCCGACGCGCTGCTGGGCGCCCCGCACGGGCGCCCAGCGGGCACCACGGTCCACGACGAGGACGAGGACGACGACGACGACGAGGACGACGACGTCGTCGACGACGACGAGGCCGATGAGACCGACGACGACGACGAGGACGACGACGACGCGGACGACGACGACGCCCCGGCCGTCACTGCGAAGCCCGCCCGTGGACGTGCCACCAAGCCGGCGGCCGAGGCGGCCTCCGCCAGCAAGCCCGCCGCCGCCGCCAAGCCCAAGGCCCGCGGCAAGGCCAGCAAGATCTCGCTCGACGATCGCATGAACCTCGACGAGGCCGCGGCGGTGCTGCTGCCGTTGGTCCGCGAGCTCGGCGAGGCCACGATGCAGCAGCTCGAGCAGTCGACCGCCGGCGCCGGGCGCCGCAAGCTGAGGTTCCACATCGGCCAGCTCGTGAAGCACGGCCGGCTCGAGCGCCACGGCATGGGCCGTGGCACCTACTACACGATCGCGTGACGACGCCTCAGCGCGGCCGCCCGTCGATGCGCCCCCGCACCTCGCTGCGCACGAGGTCGAGCACGCCGGACGAGGCCAAGAAGTCGTGCGGGAAGCCGAGCGACACCCGGCTGACCTCATCGAGCGCGGCCAGCTGGGCGGCGCTCAGGCTCACGGCGGCGGCGCCCAACGTGTCGGCGATCTGCTCGACCTTTCGGGCGCCGACGATCGGGATGAAGCCGTAGCCCTGCGCGCGGACCCACGCGGTCGCGACCTGGGCAGAGCTGACACCGAGCTCGTCGGCCACGCGGTCGACCGCGCGCGCGATGGCGAGCGCGCGGTCGCTGGTGCGGCCGCGAGCAGCGTTGGCATCGGCACGCAGCGAGTCCCGCTCGCCACCGCGGGTGTACTTGCCGGTCAGCACGCCGGCGCCAAGCGGCGCCCACGCGACAACGCAGAGGCCAAAGTGCTTCGCCATCGGCAACAGATCGCGCTCGGGCGTGCGCTCGAGCAGGCTGTACTCGATCTGCAGGCCCACGAAGCTCGACCACCCGCGCAGCTCGGCGGTGACGTTGGCAGCCGACACGACCCACGCCGGCGTGTCGCTGACCCCGACGTAGAGCACCTTGCCCGCGCGCACCAGGTCGTCGAGGGCGCGCATGGTCTCCTCGTAGGGCGTGTAGTCGTCCCACGCGTGCACCCACAACAGATCGATGTAGTCGGTGCCGAGCCGGCGCAGGCTGTGCTCGACCGAGCGCACCAGGTTCTTGCGATGATTGCCCGCCGTGTTCGGATCGCTGTGATCCATCGCGAGCGTGTACTTGGTGGCGACCACCATGCGGTCGCGTCGGCCTGCGAGCCAGCTGCCGACGAACTGCTCGGTCTGCCCGCCGTGGTACTTGTTCGCGGTGTCGACGAAGTTGCCGCCGGCCTCGGCGAAGGCATCGAGCACACGGTGGCTGGTGGCTTCGTCGGCCCCGAAGCCCCACTGCTCACCGAAGCTCATGGTGCCCAGGCACAGCTCGGACACGCGCAGACCCGTGTTGCCCAGCAATCGATAGCGTAGCGTCGTCATGATCGCGCACGAGGCTAGTCGCGCGCGCCAGCTGGCCACAACCCGGTCGATCGGGCGGCGCCGATCGGCCGAGCGGAGATGCCCCCGCGCGGCCGCGAGGGCCTCGCGGGTACACCCGCGGGATCGTCCGCTGAAGCGCTACGCGCCGGCGTCGTGCCCGAGCTCGAACCACTCCTCGGTCGGCACGATCACGCCGTCGCGGATGATGGCGTCACGATCGCGCGTCGGCGCCCAGCCGAGCTCCCGTTCGGCACGACCGCCGTCGAGGGTTGCCGCGAAGGTGCGCCCCTCGGCGTCGGCCAGCGTGGGCCGCCGCGCGTGCGGATCACGACCGACCTTCTTGAGCGCCCACTTCGCCAGCGCCTCGGTGAAGTAGGTGCGGCTGGTGGTCGGGATGCGACGCAGGCGGATACCCGCGCGCTGCTCGAGGGCGTCGAGGTAGTCGTTGGCGGTCAGCACCGGCGGACCCACCAGGTTGTACGAGCGGCCCTCGATGCCGGGCGCGGTCATGGCCTTCACCATCGCGTCGGCACAGTCGTCGACCAGCACGATCGGCAGCTTGTTGTTGCCGTCGCCGTACAGCCGCGCGACCGAAGGGTACGGCCACGCCGCAATGCCCCAGTGCAGCGGCGGCCCACCACGCCCGAGCACGATGCCCGGTCGCAAGAGCACCAACGGTAGCCCGCGCTCGCGGTGCAGCGCGAGCAGGTTGGCCTCGTTCTCGACCTTGCTGCGCGCGTACGGGTCGCCGACCTTGGCCGGCGCGGTGTCTTCGGTGATGGTCCCGGCGCCCTTGCCGGCGTAGTACAGCGCGATCGACGAGGTGTAGAGGAAGCGCTTCACCTCGTGCTCGGCGCACAGCTTGGCGAGCGCCGCAGTGGGCTCGACGTCGTACTTGAGGAACTCGGGCCAGGTGTTGCCGTTGCCACGCGCGAGGTGATAGACGACCTCGATTCCGTCCATGGCCGCGGCCACGCTCGAGAGGTCGGTGAAGTCGCCGCGGCGCACGTCGATGCCGGGCTGCTGCAGCTCCGGTGGACAGCCGGCTGGATCGCGCACCAGCACGCGCACGCCGTGACCGGCCTCCCGCAGGCGCCGCACCAGCGCGCGGCCGATGAAGCCGGTGCCGCCGATCACGAGCACCTTCGCGGTCGGCCCGGTGGTCGCGCCCGCCTTCGCCGCGGCGCGGGTCGGGGCGGTGTTGGCCGGCAGGTCGGCCTTGGCCGCCACGCGCTCGCCGATGATCACCGCGGCCTCGCCGATCGCCGCGTCGACGCGCTCGTCGAGCACGCTGCCGCGCCCCTCGTGGAAGGTCTGCGCGATGCGGGTGATGCTGTGCTGGAACGGCCCGCCGTTCTTCGACATGCCCATCTTGGTCAGCACGAAGCCGGCCAGGGTCCCGCCGGCCTGCACCACCGCGTCGCGCGAGGTGCTCGCGACCGTCAGGAAGCGATCGACGTCGAGCAGGTGCGGCGTGTGGTCGAGGCAGACGTAGGTGTTGTTCTCGAAGTCGCAGCGGGCGACCGCCTGGGTGCCGCGGATGTGGATGTAGTGCTCCGGGTAGCCGTCGACGAATGACAGCCGCAGGCGCGCCTGGGCGGCGCCCTTCCACGCGAGGATCTCCCAGCGCCGCCAGAACGACAGCCCGCGCGGCAGCTCCACCCGGTCGAAGGGATGCACCGCGAGCTCGTCGGGCATGCCGACCAGGTGCGCGAGGTGGGCGAACGAATGCGGCGCAACCTCGAAGAGGATGTTGGTCGGCTGCTGCAGCATCCACGCGCCGAACGGCCCGCCCTTGAGCAGCCCGAGCGGCTTGTTCCACACGATGTCGATCTGATCGATCGCGCCCAGCCGACCGCTGCGTAGGTCGGCGACCAGCCGATCATAGGCCGGCAGGAACAGGAAGTTGTGGCTGCAGCCGAGCGCCCGTCCGCGGTGCGCCGCGAGCTCGCGGAGGCGTCCGGTCGCACCCGAGTCGTGACACAGCGGCTTCTCGACCAGTGCGTCGGCGCCGTGCTCGAGCACGATGCGGGTGGGCTCCTCGTGCAGGTGCGGCGGGGTCAGCACGTGCACGGCGTCGAGCTGCTCGGCGCGCATCATCTCCTCGACGCTGCTGTATGCGCCGGCGATGCCATGGGCACTCGCGAAGCGCTCGGCGCGGCCCTTGGCGACGTCGCACACCGCCACCACGCTGCCCCCGGGCACCGAGCGCACGGCGTTGAAGTGGTAGTCGGCGATGTAGCCCACACCGACGAGGCCGACGCGGACGGGCGGAGCACTGCTGTGATCGTTCATGGGTCTTGCTCTCGCGTGCTCGCACTGCCCGCGCCGGCGTGGCGTCGAGCAGGCCGAGCGGGTTCACGGCCGACGCTTGGCGGGGCCTTTGTACTCGATGATCTCGGGTCGCTTGTCGCGGGCCCGATCGAGCAGGAACTTGGCGGCGCCGAGCGCCTGGGGAATCGGTGACAGCGCGCACGAGATGCCCCACGCGACCGCGTCGGGCCACGCGAAACCGCGGCGATGGGTGTCTCTCGCGATGCGAGCAGCGTTCACGGGGTACAGGCCGAGGCCGAGCCATGACAGCCCGAGGGTCGGCAGGGTCAGCGCGACCGCGCCGCCCGGCAGCATCGCGCCGAACACCCACACCCGCCGCAGCTCGCGGACGAACTTGCGATGGGGGCCGGCGCCGTGCATGGCGCTGACCTGGGCATAGGCATGGCCGCAGCGCTTGGCGCGGGTCCACCACTGCGCGAAGCGATGCATGTCGGCGTCGTGCAGCGTGCTCTCGTGATCGATCCGCAGCATCACGCCGCCGTGCTCGCGCAGCCGCACACCGAGTTCGTCGTCCTCGGCCGCGATCACTCGGGTGTCGTAGCCACCGACCTCGGCCAGCGCCGACGCGCGGAACATGACGTCGCCGCCGAAGTTCTCGGTCTCGCCCACACCGCCCATGCGCCACTCGACGTCGCACACGCGGTTGTAGATGCTGCGCTCGGGATGTCGCTCGCGGCGCCAGCCGATCACCGCGACGACGTCGGGGTTGTCATCGAGCACGCCGACCGCGGTCGCCAACCATCCCGGCAGCACCTCCATGTCGCCGTCGACGAACTGCACGTACTCGACATCGGGCCAACGCTCTCGCAGCCGCTCGAAGCCGGCGTTGCGTGCCCGCGCGGCAGTGAAGGGGATCGACATGTCGAGATCCACGACCACCGCGCCGCGCTCGCGCGCCATCTGGGGGCTGCCGTCGTCGGAGCCCGAGTCGACGTAGACCACGCGCGAGGTCTCCTGCTGCAGCGACGCGAGGCACCGACGCAGGCGCTCGCCCTCGTTGCGACCGATGGCCACTGCGCCGACTCGCTGCGTCCAGTCCTGCGACATCGTGTTGCGGCCGTGGTCTACCGCATCTTCGTGCGCGGCGGCAGCCCGCGACGCCAACGTCGGCGAAACCCGAGCCGGTTGGCCGATCCGGCGCGCCCGAACCCGTGGCGGTGACGCTGCCGTCGACGCGGCGTGACGGCGCTCGCGCGCTCCCGGTCAGCGCGCGAGCGCGCGCGCCAGCAGCTTGCGCGTCAGGGTCGGCACGCCGCCCGGCGGTGCCTCGTCGGGCCGCCACCTCGCGTAGCGCTCGCCGTCGAGCCACGCGCCCGCCCGCGCCGTGACGCGCACGACCTGCAGCTCCCAGCGTCGATGCGTGAACACGTGCACGACCTCGGCGCCGGTCTGCCGCGGCGTCCGAACGGCCACCGGCACCGCACCGTGCAGCGTCGCGGCGACCAGCGGCTCGTCGTCGGGCCTCGCGACGAGCGGCAGGCACCACAGCCCCGCCAGCAGGCCCTCGCGGGGGCGTCGCTCGAGCACGAGCCCGTCACCGACGTCGACGGCGAGTGCCCACCAGCGCTCGATCGGTGACTCGGCGCGCACGCGCACCGCGGGGATCGTCGCGGTGGTGCCGGTCGCCCAGGCCCGGCAGTCGCTGCGGACGGGACACTGCTCGCAGGCCGGCGACCGCGGCGTGCACACCGTCGCGCCCAGCTCCATCAACGCCTGCGCGAGGATCCGCGGCGAGCCGGCGCGCAGCACCTCTGCGCACAGCGCCCAGTGTCCACGCGCGGTCGCCAGCTGTTCGCGGGGCTCGGCGATCGCCTGCACGCGCGACAGCACCCGCGCGACGTTGCCGTCGACCAGCGGCTCGGGTCGGTCGTGGGCGATCGATGCGATCGCACCGGCGGTGTAGGGCCCGATGCCGGGGATCGATCGCAGGGCCTCGGCGTCCTGCGGTAGGCGGCCGCCGTGATCGCGCGCGACCACCTCGGCGCCGCGATGGAGCATGCGCGCGCGCCGGTAGTAGCCGAGCCCGCTCCACGCCTGCAGCACCGCATCGAGCTCGGCCGCCGCCAGCGTGGCCGCGTCGGGGAAGCGCGCGAGGAACGACGACCAGTAGCGCTCGACGGTCTCGACGCGGGTCTGCTGCAGCATGACCTCGGAGACCCAGATCGCGTACGGGTCCCGCGTGCGACGCCAGCTCAAGTCGCGCTGGTGCGCGAGAAACCACGGCGCGAGCGCGTCCGCGAGTCGCTTGGCAAGGCCGGCGTCACCGGCCGGCGTGGCGGGCTTGCGACCGCGCGCCGGGGTCTTCGTGCTGCCGCCGGCGCGCGCCATCTCGTACGCCACCTCGGACGACGACCGGCGGTCAGTCCTCGACGGTCTCCACGGCGCGCTTCTCGAGCCGCTTGCGCTCGTTGTGATCGAGCAGGCGCTTGCGCAGCCGCAGGCTCTTGGGCGTGATCTCGACCAGCTCGTCGTCGGCGATGAACGCCAACGCCTGCTCGAGGCTCAGCACCCGCGGCGGCGTCAGGAACAGCTTCTCGTCGTGGCCGGTGGTGCGGATGTTGGTCAGCTTCTTGGCGATGTTGGGATTGACGATGATGTCGGTGTCGCGCACGTGGATGCCGACGATCTGCCCGGCGTAGACCTTGGTCTGCGGCCCGGTGAAGAGCGGGCCGCGGTCCTGCAGCCGGTGCAGCGAGTAGGTCGAGGTCTCGCCGCGCTCCATCACGATCATCACGCCCTGGGCGCGGTTCTTGATGGTGCCGCTGAACGGCCCGTAGCTGTCGAACACGCTCGAGATGATGCCGGTGCCGCGGGTCTGGGTGAGGAACTCCGAGCGGTAGCCGATGAGTGCGCGGGTCGGCGCGCGGAACTCCATGCGCGTGCGTCCGGGGCCGTCCTCTTCCATCAGCAGCAGCTCGCCGTGCTTGCCGATGTGCTCGATGACGGCGCCGGCGTAGTCGGTGTCGCACTGCACGAGCACGCGCTCGAACGGCTCGAGCGTGCGGCCGTGCTCCTCGCGCAAGATGACCTTGGGCCGTGCCACGCACATCTCGTAGCCCTCGCGGCGCATGGTCTCGATCAGCACCGAGAGGTGCAGCTCGCCGCGGCCATGGACCTCGAACTCGTCGGGCGAGTCGGTGTCGTAGACGTGCAGCGCGACGTTGCTGCGAACCTCGCGGTACAGCCGCTCGCGCAGCTTGCGGGAGGTGACCCACTGGCCCTCGAGGCCCGAGAACGGGCCGTCGTTGGTGCGCATGCGGATCGACAGCGTCGGCGGATCGACCGTCAGCGCCGGGAACACCGTGCGCTGATCGGGGCTCTCGGCGGTCAGCGTGTCGCCGACCTGCAGGGTCTCCATGCCGGCGATGGCGACGATGTCGCCCGCCACCGCCTCGGGCAGCTCGAAGCGGCGCAGGCCCGAGAAGCCCAGCACCTTGGTCACACGGAAGACCTCTTCGCAGGACGGCTTGGCCTCGGCGTCGGTCGACTCGGCCGGCACCGGCCGCATCAGTGCCACGCGTTGTCCGACCGCGAAGCGACCGCCGGCAACGCGGCCGATCGCGAGGAAGCCGACGTACGAGTCGTGGTGCAGCGTCGACACCCACATCGCCGGTGGCGCGTCGACGTCGACCTGCGGCGGCGGCACGCGGGCGACGATCATGTCGAGGATCTGCGAGATGCTGCCGCGCTCGGCGTCCGGATCCTTCATGGCGAAGCGATCGCGGCCGCTGCCGAACAGCACCGGGAAATCGAGCTGCTCCTCCGACGCGCCCAGCGAGACCAGCAGGTCGAAGGTGAGATCGACGGCCTTGTGCGGCGCCGCGGCGGCGCGGTCGATCTTGTTGACCATCAGCAGCACCGGCAGGCCGCGCTTGACCGCCTTCTCGGTGACGAAGCGGGTCTGCGGCATCGGGCCCTCGACCGCGTCGACCAGCAGCAGCACGCCGTCGACCATGTTGAGCACGCGCTCGACCTCGCCGCCGAAGTCGGCGTGGCCGGGAGTGTCGACCATGTTGATGCGCGTGCCCTCGTAGACCAGCGCGGTCGGCTTGCTGGTGATGGTGATGCCGCGCTCGCGCTCGAGATCACCGGAGTCCATCGCCTGCTCGCGCCCGACCTCACTGCGCTCGAAGGCGCCGGCGAGCTCGAGCAGGGCGTCGACCAGCGTCGTCTTGCCGTGATCGACATGGGCGACGATGGCGACATTACGAACGTCTTCGCGGCGCGTGGCCATGGGCGCGCGGGTCATACCGGCCGCCGGGTCGGGGCGCAAGCAGCGTTTCGGGCGGCGTCGACGGGCCCCGCGCCTCGGACGGCCCGGCGCCGTGGTATGTCGCTGCCAGGCCCATGCTCGGACACGACTACGACGATCTCGATGCGTGCGCGTTGGCGGCCTTGGTGCGCCGTGGCGAGGTCTCGGCGCTCGAGCTGCTCGCGGCCGCACGCGACCGCATCGAGGGCCGCAACCGCGGCCTGAACGCGGTCGTGCGCACCATGTTCGACGAGGCGCGGACCGCCATCGCCCGGGGGTTGCCCGACGGGCCGCTGCGCGGCGTGCCGATGCTGCTGAAAGATCTCATGGCGGACGTCGCGGGGATTCCCACGACATCCGGGTCGCACCTGCTCGCGCGCCACGTGCCGGATCGCGACGCCGAGATCGTCGCGCGCTGGCGCCGCGCGGGGCTCGTGTTCGTGGGCAAGACCAACACCCCCGAGCTCGGCATCATCGGCGTGACCGAGCCGGTGCTCCACGGCGCGAGCCGCAACCCGTGGGATCGCGAGCGCACGCCGGGCGGCTCGAGCGGTGGTTCGGCGTCGGCCGTCGCGGCGCGGATGGTCCCCATCGCGGGCGCCGGCGATGGCGGCGGATCGATCCGCATCCCGGCGGCGTGCTGCGGACTGGTGGGGCTCAAGCCGACCCGCGGGCGCACGCCCAACGGCCCCGGCCACACCGAGAGCTGGTCGGGCTTCACGGTGCAGCACGTGCTCACGCGATCGCTGCGCGACAGCGCGACCATGCTCGACGTCGCGAGCGGCAACGAGGCTGGTGCGTTGTCGCAGCTGCCCGCGCCCGCGCGCCCCTTCGTCGACGAGCTCGCGCGCGAGCCCGGCCGTCTTCGCATCGGCGTGTGCGCCGGCACCATGCTCGGCGGCCAGCTCGACCCCGAGCACGTCGCGGCGGTGCGACGCGTGGCCGACGTGTGCGCGTCGCTCGGCCACGATGTCGAGGAGGCGCTGCCCGAGCTCGATTGGGCCGGGCTCGCGCGGGCGTGGCTCGTCATCGTCGCCGCCAACGTCGCGGCGGAGGTCGCCGACGCCGAGCAGCGCGTGGGCCGGCCGGCCGGCGGCGACATCGAGCCGTTGACCGCCTTGATCGCGATGATCGGCCGCTCGCTGCCGGCGAGCGAGTTCGTCGCCGCCCATCGTCGCTGCCAGCACGCCGCGTGGACGATGGCGCAGTTCCACCAGCGCCACGATCTTTGGCTGAGCTCGACGCTCGGCCATCCCCCGGCGCGCATCGGCGCGTTCGCCCAGCCCGCCGTGCAGCGGGCGCTCATCGCCGTGGTCCGCGGCCTGCGATCGCGAAAGCTGGCGGAGCGGGCCCTCGACATGATGGCGCACGACCCGATGCTCGCCGCCTACCCCAACACGCAGCTGGCGAACATGACCGGGCAGCCGGCGATCTCGCTGCCGCTGGCGACCACCGCCACCGGCTTGCCGCTGGGCGTCCAGCTGGTGGCGCCGTTCGGCGACGAGGCCGCGCTGCTACGCATCGCCGCGCAGCTCGAGACCGTACTGCCCTGGGCCACGCGACGGCCGGCGCTCGCTTCGCGTGTCGCCCACGATCCTCGCCCGGGGTGATCGGGGTACCCTCGGTCGCGATGGCGGTCGCTCGCAAGCCCGCGCGCCGGGGCGCGCAGTCCAAAGCCACGAAGCCGGTCCCGAAGGCAAAGCCCACCGCGAAGGCAAAGCCCGTCGCGAAGGCAAAGCCCACCGCGAAGGCGAAGCCCGTCGCGAAGGCGAAGCCCGTCGCGAAGGCAAAGCCCACCGCGAGGGCAAAGCCCACCGCGAAGGCAAAGCCCGTCCCGACGGCGAAGCCGGTCCCGAAGGCAAAGCCCACCGCGAAGGCAAAGCCCACCTCGAAGGCAAAGCCCGTCGCGAAGGCGAAACCCGCGCGGATCCCCGACGGTGCGGTGCGACTCGACGCCACCGCGGTGCGGCGCATGGCCCTGGGCGCCCAGGGCCTCGTCACGCCGCCGCCGGGCTCGCTCGCGCAAGTGGTCGCGGCGACCGGCTACCTGCGCACGCTCGGCGGCATCGAGGCCTACCTCGCGCTCAAGGCCCGTCGGCCCATCATCACGCGCGCGACCATCGATCTGGCGATCGGCGCGGGCGAGCTGCGGGTGATGCCGTCGGTGCGTGGCTGCATGTACCTCGTGCCCGAGTCCCACGTCGATCGTTGCCTCGCGCTGGCCGAGTCGCTCGCCCACGATCGCGACGCCCGCGACGCCGAGCGGGCGGGCATCCGCGAGGCCGAGCTCGATCAGCTCGCCGCCCACGTGCTCGCGGCGCTGCGCGAGGGACCCGCGACCACCGATGCCCTGCGCAAGCGCATGCCCGAGGGCACGGTGCGCAAGCTCGGCCCCGAGGCCAAGAAGCTCGGCGTGTCGTCGCCGCTACCGCTGGCGCTGCGGCGGCTCGAATTCGCCGGTGCGATCGCGCGGGCCCCCGAGCGCGATCGCGTCGACACCGAGCGCTACCAGTGGCGCAAGCGCAAGGGTGGCATGACGCCGCCGGCGAACGCCCAGCTCTACCAGGGTCTGGCGCGCGCCTACTTCGCGTGGGCCGCGGTGGCGACCGTGCGCGCGTTCGCGGCGTGGTCGGGGCTCGGCGTGCGCACGGCGGAGGCCGCGTGCGCTGCGATCCCGCTGACCGAGGTCGTGCTCGACGATGGTCGCCCGGCGCTCGCCGATCCCGAGGCGCTGCGCGCAGCCGAGCGCGCGGTCGACGTGGTCGCGCTGCTGCCCTTCGAGGACAACCTGGTCGCGCTCACCGGCGCGCCGGGCCAGTGGATCGCGCCGGAGCACCACGACATCGCGGTGCCGGCGATCGGCACCTTCGCCGCGGGCACCAGCGACGCCCAGGGCGACGCCAAGCGCATGCACATGCGCGCCATCGTGGCCGGCGATCGCATCGTGGGCCTGTGGGAGTACGACCCCGACCGCGGCACCATCGTGACGCGCAGCTTCGGACGCATCGACGGCGATCATGCCGACCGCATCGACGCCGCGGCTGCGGCGCTGTCGGCGTTCATCCGCGACGAGGTCGGCCACGGCCGCTCGTTCGCGCTGGACACCGATGCGGCGCTGCGCGAGCGCGTCGCGTTCCTGCGCGCGATCTGATCGCCACCTTCGA is a genomic window of Deltaproteobacteria bacterium containing:
- the mutY gene encoding A/G-specific adenine glycosylase; its protein translation is MAYEMARAGGSTKTPARGRKPATPAGDAGLAKRLADALAPWFLAHQRDLSWRRTRDPYAIWVSEVMLQQTRVETVERYWSSFLARFPDAATLAAAELDAVLQAWSGLGYYRRARMLHRGAEVVARDHGGRLPQDAEALRSIPGIGPYTAGAIASIAHDRPEPLVDGNVARVLSRVQAIAEPREQLATARGHWALCAEVLRAGSPRILAQALMELGATVCTPRSPACEQCPVRSDCRAWATGTTATIPAVRVRAESPIERWWALAVDVGDGLVLERRPREGLLAGLWCLPLVARPDDEPLVAATLHGAVPVAVRTPRQTGAEVVHVFTHRRWELQVVRVTARAGAWLDGERYARWRPDEAPPGGVPTLTRKLLARALAR
- the typA gene encoding translational GTPase TypA encodes the protein MATRREDVRNVAIVAHVDHGKTTLVDALLELAGAFERSEVGREQAMDSGDLERERGITITSKPTALVYEGTRINMVDTPGHADFGGEVERVLNMVDGVLLLVDAVEGPMPQTRFVTEKAVKRGLPVLLMVNKIDRAAAAPHKAVDLTFDLLVSLGASEEQLDFPVLFGSGRDRFAMKDPDAERGSISQILDMIVARVPPPQVDVDAPPAMWVSTLHHDSYVGFLAIGRVAGGRFAVGQRVALMRPVPAESTDAEAKPSCEEVFRVTKVLGFSGLRRFELPEAVAGDIVAIAGMETLQVGDTLTAESPDQRTVFPALTVDPPTLSIRMRTNDGPFSGLEGQWVTSRKLRERLYREVRSNVALHVYDTDSPDEFEVHGRGELHLSVLIETMRREGYEMCVARPKVILREEHGRTLEPFERVLVQCDTDYAGAVIEHIGKHGELLLMEEDGPGRTRMEFRAPTRALIGYRSEFLTQTRGTGIISSVFDSYGPFSGTIKNRAQGVMIVMERGETSTYSLHRLQDRGPLFTGPQTKVYAGQIVGIHVRDTDIIVNPNIAKKLTNIRTTGHDEKLFLTPPRVLSLEQALAFIADDELVEITPKSLRLRKRLLDHNERKRLEKRAVETVED
- a CDS encoding amidase; protein product: MLGHDYDDLDACALAALVRRGEVSALELLAAARDRIEGRNRGLNAVVRTMFDEARTAIARGLPDGPLRGVPMLLKDLMADVAGIPTTSGSHLLARHVPDRDAEIVARWRRAGLVFVGKTNTPELGIIGVTEPVLHGASRNPWDRERTPGGSSGGSASAVAARMVPIAGAGDGGGSIRIPAACCGLVGLKPTRGRTPNGPGHTESWSGFTVQHVLTRSLRDSATMLDVASGNEAGALSQLPAPARPFVDELAREPGRLRIGVCAGTMLGGQLDPEHVAAVRRVADVCASLGHDVEEALPELDWAGLARAWLVIVAANVAAEVADAEQRVGRPAGGDIEPLTALIAMIGRSLPASEFVAAHRRCQHAAWTMAQFHQRHDLWLSSTLGHPPARIGAFAQPAVQRALIAVVRGLRSRKLAERALDMMAHDPMLAAYPNTQLANMTGQPAISLPLATTATGLPLGVQLVAPFGDEAALLRIAAQLETVLPWATRRPALASRVAHDPRPG
- a CDS encoding winged helix DNA-binding domain-containing protein is translated as MRLDATAVRRMALGAQGLVTPPPGSLAQVVAATGYLRTLGGIEAYLALKARRPIITRATIDLAIGAGELRVMPSVRGCMYLVPESHVDRCLALAESLAHDRDARDAERAGIREAELDQLAAHVLAALREGPATTDALRKRMPEGTVRKLGPEAKKLGVSSPLPLALRRLEFAGAIARAPERDRVDTERYQWRKRKGGMTPPANAQLYQGLARAYFAWAAVATVRAFAAWSGLGVRTAEAACAAIPLTEVVLDDGRPALADPEALRAAERAVDVVALLPFEDNLVALTGAPGQWIAPEHHDIAVPAIGTFAAGTSDAQGDAKRMHMRAIVAGDRIVGLWEYDPDRGTIVTRSFGRIDGDHADRIDAAAAALSAFIRDEVGHGRSFALDTDAALRERVAFLRAI